Genomic window (Saccharothrix australiensis):
GTGCCCCGAGCACGAGCGCGCGGAGCAGGGATGCGCGGAGCACCGGCACGCGGGGCGTCGACGAGCGGGGCACGGGTGCCGACACGGGTCCGGCGCACACGGAGGAGGAGTCGTGACCGAGAACAGCCTGTACGGGCGGCTGGACGACGTGGCGGGCGAGGCCGGGTACGACGACCACCCGCCGCGCGTGGGCTTCTTCACCGACACGTCGGTGTGCATCGGGTGCAAGGCGTGCGAAGTGGCCTGCAAGGAGTGGAACGGCGTCCCGGCGGCGGACTTCGACCTGCTGGGCATGTCGTTCGACAACACCGGGCACCTCGGCGCGAACGCGTGGCGGCACGTGGCGTTCGTCGAGCAGCCCGCGCCGCCGGAGCCGCAGGACCTCGGCATGCCCTCGTTCGACCGGCCGGGCGACGCGGCGGGACCGGAGGCCCGCACCGACTTCCGCTGGCTGATGGCGTCGGACGTGTGCAAGCACTGCACCCACGCCGGGTGCCTGGACGTGTGCCCGACCGGCGCGCTGTTCCGCACCGAGTTCGGCACGGTCGTCGTGCAGCAGGACATCTGCAACGGC
Coding sequences:
- a CDS encoding 4Fe-4S dicluster domain-containing protein, encoding MTENSLYGRLDDVAGEAGYDDHPPRVGFFTDTSVCIGCKACEVACKEWNGVPAADFDLLGMSFDNTGHLGANAWRHVAFVEQPAPPEPQDLGMPSFDRPGDAAGPEARTDFRWLMASDVCKHCTHAGCLDVCPTGALFRTEFGTVVVQQDICNGCGYCVSGCPYGVIERREGDGRAQKCTLCYDRLRAGEEPACAKACPTDSIQFGELDELRDRAAARVATLRERGEVGARLYGADPDDGVGGNGAFFLLLDEPEVYGLPPDPVVPTRDLPAMWKRAGLAAVAFAAAAVAAFAGGR